Proteins from a genomic interval of Sporolactobacillus sp. Y61:
- a CDS encoding GH92 family glycosyl hydrolase, with translation MSEKYTTKIFTGLLCLVLILPFVPQPLMPKAHARSASGDFFTSFEQWDPVPDWKSSAEAGSGGKKLSSGITSSSGGHKLNTMRTVAAPGPVNLYASPKQAGWTGKRALSYSGTVSGNSDSYAVNRLFRVKIPVHKDTRLSYYVAPVSREKNKMSPVSGYVAVDLAFSDGTYLHQISRAVDQDGIRMTASAQGASRTLKTGQWNYKDVDIGKVAKGKTITRILLAYHAPKADVSFSGAVDDIRIENTGDQSSDKEPVDYVNILRGTQSNPAAPEGETVPLVGVPNGFSYWSPAINSSSASHFYPYRENNNPDNLPEIQSFSLGHSPNSRTSDRQSFQVMPSGFHGTPSASRLNRGLAFHREDEDAAPDHYRVTFTNGLKAEMAADSHSAIFHFTFNGRDGNLIFDHLTNDGKLTLNARDGTLEGFSDDRSSDTDQGRRLYFYATVDRPVIDWSKLSGENRDHMTAFYKFDTSKNKSVTLKVAVSLISIDQAKKNLELELGGKTRFADVSKRARSAWNRRLSKVSLPGAGDAQKTTFYSSLYRLYLYPNAGYENTGSKKKPDDRYAAPEEATHAENSAVKTGAPIHKGRNYVNSDFAFSAQTAWPAYILLEPELTGRLINGMLLNKGASGDILNGPSAAYAALALADAAAKDVPGLHTDQLYKRLARYASVSGPVGQQTDRVILQSDAGKKNEALDDALAAKISDFAMGNLAEKLAADQPSNRALMDDSRYFLKRSADYVHLLDPSAMKKDPGRSADDVSLPYIHDPGHQAFNVPQDGQGLANLYGGRKALQEKLDDFFTTSPDEEALKKPEATLAAAGQLGRFVFDTPASAGTPYMYAFTGSPWKTQAAVRKIMNRFYTGESIGGGFLGKDTGAMLSGFYLFSAAGFFPLQKGTDNYVLGAPYFKHMILHLPGGRDLVINAPKLSNKNKYVQAVRFNGAAIEQTSLSHDLLKSGGILTFDMGSAPSDWGSSAGDLPDSLTPLSTDDSSIYSAALTDLTGQKAEITAPDATDVRHLTDNLSGTAATFPDPVVSVDVQFRSLSNRVKMYTLTSSASGRSSDPKSWRLLGSNDGVHWDTLDTRSDESFAWRSMTRAFTIKNPKSYASYRLEISSKSGKGPLAVGEYQLLGYTGIDSGFDVMRHSLMKQFEKDSLSESETASLSYALNQAQQAFKSGNLSASVYYLQTYVQMIHSDSFNTDAPDQARKQLSADAHAIVNLLSD, from the coding sequence ATGTCAGAAAAATATACAACCAAAATTTTTACCGGATTACTCTGTCTGGTTCTGATTCTGCCTTTTGTCCCGCAGCCATTGATGCCGAAAGCGCATGCACGGTCTGCGTCCGGAGATTTCTTTACATCATTCGAACAATGGGACCCGGTTCCCGACTGGAAAAGCAGCGCAGAGGCCGGTTCAGGCGGAAAGAAACTTTCATCCGGAATCACATCCTCATCCGGCGGTCATAAATTAAACACGATGCGTACAGTGGCCGCGCCCGGCCCGGTGAATCTTTATGCCTCACCGAAGCAGGCCGGCTGGACGGGCAAACGGGCCCTCAGCTATTCCGGTACCGTTTCAGGGAACTCAGACAGTTATGCAGTCAACAGGCTGTTCCGTGTCAAAATACCTGTCCACAAAGACACACGCCTGTCTTATTACGTTGCCCCGGTTTCCAGGGAGAAAAACAAGATGTCCCCTGTATCCGGTTATGTCGCTGTCGATCTTGCTTTTTCCGACGGAACCTATCTGCATCAGATCAGCCGGGCGGTGGATCAGGACGGGATCAGAATGACGGCTTCCGCCCAGGGAGCTTCGCGGACGCTGAAGACGGGTCAGTGGAATTACAAAGATGTGGATATCGGCAAGGTGGCCAAGGGGAAAACCATCACACGGATTCTGCTCGCCTACCATGCGCCGAAAGCCGACGTCTCTTTCAGCGGAGCAGTTGATGATATACGTATTGAAAATACCGGAGATCAATCATCTGATAAGGAACCCGTTGATTATGTGAACATCCTCAGGGGCACCCAGTCCAACCCTGCCGCGCCTGAAGGAGAGACGGTGCCGCTTGTCGGCGTTCCCAACGGCTTTTCCTACTGGTCTCCGGCCATTAACAGCAGTTCTGCCAGTCATTTCTATCCGTACCGGGAAAACAATAATCCTGATAATCTGCCTGAAATTCAATCCTTTTCCCTCGGGCACTCGCCGAACAGTCGAACGTCGGACAGACAGTCTTTTCAGGTCATGCCCTCCGGTTTTCATGGGACCCCTTCGGCAAGCCGCCTGAACCGGGGACTCGCCTTTCACCGGGAGGATGAGGATGCGGCCCCTGATCACTATCGTGTCACCTTTACAAATGGTCTGAAAGCAGAGATGGCTGCGGACAGCCACTCAGCTATCTTCCACTTTACCTTTAACGGCAGAGACGGCAATCTGATTTTTGATCATCTGACCAACGATGGAAAACTGACACTTAACGCGAGAGATGGAACCCTCGAAGGCTTCTCTGACGACAGATCCTCAGACACCGATCAGGGGCGGCGACTTTATTTTTATGCCACCGTCGACCGGCCGGTCATCGACTGGTCAAAGCTGTCCGGCGAAAACCGGGATCATATGACCGCTTTCTATAAATTCGATACGTCCAAAAACAAGTCTGTGACCCTGAAAGTTGCCGTTTCTCTCATCAGTATCGATCAGGCAAAGAAAAATCTGGAACTTGAACTTGGTGGTAAAACCCGTTTCGCGGATGTCAGTAAACGGGCACGGTCTGCCTGGAACCGCAGGCTGAGTAAAGTCAGCCTGCCGGGGGCAGGAGACGCGCAGAAAACCACCTTTTACTCAAGCCTGTACCGCCTCTATCTGTATCCGAATGCCGGATATGAAAATACCGGTTCAAAGAAAAAACCGGATGATCGTTACGCGGCGCCTGAAGAAGCGACTCATGCCGAAAATAGTGCCGTTAAAACCGGCGCCCCCATCCACAAGGGGCGTAATTATGTGAACAGTGATTTTGCCTTCAGTGCCCAGACGGCCTGGCCGGCTTATATCCTTCTCGAGCCAGAGCTGACCGGTCGGCTGATCAACGGGATGCTGCTCAATAAAGGGGCGAGCGGTGATATACTGAATGGTCCTTCAGCGGCTTATGCGGCACTCGCCCTCGCTGATGCGGCGGCGAAAGATGTCCCCGGCCTTCATACGGATCAGCTGTACAAGCGCCTCGCCAGATACGCTTCTGTATCCGGGCCGGTCGGGCAGCAGACAGATCGCGTGATTCTCCAGAGTGACGCCGGTAAGAAAAATGAAGCACTTGATGACGCGCTGGCAGCGAAAATCAGTGATTTTGCCATGGGCAATCTGGCTGAGAAACTTGCCGCTGATCAGCCGTCCAATCGTGCCCTTATGGATGACAGCCGCTATTTTCTAAAACGTTCCGCAGACTATGTCCATCTGCTGGATCCATCCGCGATGAAAAAAGATCCAGGCAGATCAGCAGATGACGTCTCTCTGCCCTATATTCATGATCCCGGTCATCAGGCCTTTAATGTGCCGCAGGACGGTCAGGGCCTGGCAAATCTTTACGGCGGAAGAAAGGCACTGCAGGAGAAACTGGATGATTTCTTCACGACATCGCCGGATGAAGAAGCTCTGAAGAAGCCTGAAGCAACGCTCGCGGCTGCAGGACAACTCGGCCGCTTTGTATTCGACACACCTGCTTCCGCCGGTACCCCGTATATGTATGCCTTCACCGGTTCACCATGGAAGACGCAGGCGGCCGTCAGGAAAATAATGAACCGGTTTTACACCGGAGAAAGTATTGGAGGAGGATTTCTCGGTAAAGATACCGGAGCCATGCTTTCCGGGTTCTACTTATTCAGCGCGGCGGGATTCTTCCCGCTGCAGAAAGGGACGGACAACTATGTACTTGGTGCCCCATATTTTAAACATATGATTCTGCATCTGCCCGGCGGTCGTGATCTGGTGATTAACGCACCGAAGCTCAGCAATAAAAATAAATATGTCCAGGCGGTGAGATTCAACGGTGCAGCGATAGAACAGACGTCCCTATCTCATGACCTGCTGAAAAGCGGCGGCATTCTGACATTTGACATGGGATCTGCACCTTCAGACTGGGGCAGCTCTGCAGGCGATCTGCCGGATTCACTGACACCTCTGTCAACAGATGATTCATCCATCTACTCTGCAGCACTGACCGACCTCACAGGCCAAAAAGCAGAAATTACCGCTCCGGATGCAACCGATGTCCGTCATCTGACTGACAATCTCTCGGGGACGGCTGCCACATTCCCTGACCCTGTAGTATCGGTAGATGTCCAGTTCCGTTCATTAAGCAACCGGGTTAAAATGTACACCCTGACCTCATCTGCCAGCGGGAGAAGCAGCGATCCAAAGAGCTGGCGCCTGCTCGGCTCAAACGATGGCGTTCACTGGGATACATTGGATACGCGCTCTGACGAATCTTTCGCCTGGAGGTCGATGACCCGCGCCTTCACCATTAAAAATCCGAAATCCTACGCATCCTATCGTCTGGAGATCAGCAGCAAAAGCGGCAAGGGTCCGCTTGCTGTCGGCGAGTATCAGCTGCTGGGATACACGGGCATCGATTCCGGATTTGACGTGATGCGCCATAGCCTGATGAAACAATTTGAGAAGGACAGCCTTTCCGAATCGGAGACCGCATCCTTGTCCTATGCCCTGAACCAGGCGCAGCAGGCCTTTAAAAGCGGAAATCTTTCGGCATCTGTCTATTATCTGCAGACATACGTTCAAATGATCCATTCAGATTCATTTAATACGGATGCCCCGGATCAGGCACGGAAACAACTGTCGGCCGACGCCCATGCGATCGTCAATCTCCTGTCTGACTGA
- a CDS encoding O-antigen ligase family protein — translation MRPFIKKISSRPFSVGFILLYVLPPAGMAWFVVLAMMKWGDSIRRRRLIPGDSISILLTMMILASVGAALSHHQYMDFLSTLILTGYLGIYLCLLQQPVRFPLRRFVWITIFGGVYLFVSDHLFRFFSFDSPVGRAMALMIGQQPFGYSGQGRLMGSAFNPNYACYLLILALAFLSVELLNAVRTGHRRTMLLSLALLPILDLAIYETESRAGIVIMILIHLLFLFKLSRRVFVPVLTLSVLAAPFVYQWMPRTGSTELSFDKRVAIWKNSLHIFFDNPLFGTTSFGFREDYIALTGRMIPHAHDLFLAVLSTSGMFCFLFFIAVVGVSVYNLIRLQRSSSGRSYTAELFLFALPTLILYGLMDFPLSSPQIMIIVLAMTGYWIRYTARVRHLVDMRHPLRLILRRHLTRRRRKEATSVESFKNLL, via the coding sequence GTGAGACCTTTTATTAAGAAAATCAGCAGCCGGCCTTTTTCCGTCGGCTTTATCCTTCTTTACGTCCTGCCGCCTGCAGGTATGGCCTGGTTCGTCGTTCTGGCGATGATGAAGTGGGGCGATTCGATCAGGAGACGCCGCCTGATTCCCGGGGACTCAATCAGCATACTGCTGACGATGATGATTCTGGCGTCCGTCGGTGCGGCACTGAGTCATCATCAATATATGGATTTTCTTTCAACCCTGATCCTGACTGGATACCTCGGTATCTATCTGTGTCTGCTTCAGCAGCCGGTCCGCTTTCCCCTCAGGCGATTTGTCTGGATCACCATTTTCGGCGGCGTGTATCTGTTTGTTTCCGATCATCTGTTCAGATTCTTCTCATTTGACTCACCGGTTGGTCGTGCGATGGCCCTGATGATCGGTCAGCAGCCGTTTGGTTATTCCGGCCAGGGGCGTCTGATGGGTTCGGCCTTCAATCCAAATTATGCCTGTTATCTGCTGATTCTTGCACTTGCCTTTCTGTCGGTGGAACTGCTGAATGCTGTGAGGACGGGTCACCGGCGCACGATGCTGCTTTCTCTTGCGCTCCTCCCGATTCTTGACCTGGCGATTTATGAAACCGAATCCCGTGCCGGGATCGTCATCATGATTCTGATTCACCTGCTGTTTCTCTTCAAACTCAGCAGGCGCGTATTTGTTCCCGTTCTGACTCTGAGCGTCCTTGCTGCACCCTTTGTCTATCAATGGATGCCGCGGACCGGCAGCACGGAACTTTCCTTCGACAAGAGAGTAGCGATCTGGAAAAACAGTCTGCATATCTTTTTTGACAACCCGCTGTTCGGGACCACCTCTTTTGGTTTCAGAGAGGATTACATCGCGCTGACCGGACGGATGATTCCCCATGCACACGACCTGTTTCTCGCTGTACTTTCCACTTCCGGAATGTTCTGCTTTTTATTTTTTATTGCTGTTGTCGGCGTCAGCGTGTACAATTTAATCAGGCTGCAACGTTCATCGTCCGGAAGGAGTTACACCGCAGAGCTTTTCCTTTTTGCTCTGCCGACACTGATTTTATATGGACTGATGGATTTTCCGCTGTCGTCACCGCAGATTATGATCATCGTCCTTGCGATGACCGGTTACTGGATCCGGTATACCGCGCGTGTCCGCCATCTGGTCGACATGCGTCATCCTCTGCGCCTAATTCTCCGGAGGCATCTGACGCGGAGAAGACGAAAAGAAGCGACATCGGTCGAATCATTTAAGAACCTGCTTTAA
- a CDS encoding DUF4097 family beta strand repeat-containing protein, protein METYQEKTASVEGIHKISVETQSLDVELIQSESDELQATLCGEHSEDEARHIELELLRRDDELRVRITQQGHLSMFHIVGGIWNKYLRFTVYVPDRLFERITASGQSSDMMAKRLMAGEMIFLCRSGDIQLDDCVAKETLNVRASSGDITLNGVLGKGDVSVQNSSGDIDCRGLTGETISIGTHSGDLTVSDYRGRLRAEAKSGDIEIKSDVLAGDVAIHSSSGDVALAYRQADSFLVHYKGSSGEGKIRMKGLSYEEKSEHLIVGKKGDGRYRVDVRTSSGDFVLQ, encoded by the coding sequence GTGGAAACATACCAGGAGAAAACAGCGTCTGTTGAAGGGATCCATAAAATCAGTGTGGAGACTCAATCGCTGGACGTGGAGCTGATTCAGTCGGAAAGCGACGAACTGCAGGCGACCCTCTGCGGCGAACACAGTGAAGATGAAGCGCGGCATATTGAACTTGAGCTGCTGCGCCGGGATGATGAGCTGAGGGTCCGAATCACTCAGCAGGGTCACCTGTCTATGTTTCATATTGTCGGCGGGATCTGGAACAAGTATCTGAGATTCACCGTATATGTGCCCGACCGGCTTTTCGAAAGGATCACCGCAAGCGGCCAGTCGAGTGACATGATGGCAAAACGGCTGATGGCAGGAGAAATGATCTTCCTCTGCCGCTCCGGGGATATTCAGCTGGATGACTGCGTGGCGAAAGAAACACTGAACGTGCGCGCATCAAGCGGAGATATTACGTTAAACGGTGTCCTTGGAAAAGGTGACGTATCCGTTCAGAATTCAAGCGGCGATATTGACTGCCGGGGTCTGACCGGTGAAACGATCAGCATCGGCACGCACTCCGGGGATCTGACGGTCTCGGATTACCGCGGCCGGCTTCGTGCTGAAGCAAAATCCGGCGACATTGAAATCAAGAGCGATGTCCTCGCGGGGGATGTTGCGATTCATTCAAGCAGTGGGGACGTGGCCCTGGCATACAGACAGGCTGATTCTTTTCTTGTTCACTATAAAGGATCATCCGGTGAAGGGAAAATCCGCATGAAGGGGCTCAGTTATGAGGAGAAAAGTGAGCACCTGATCGTTGGAAAGAAAGGTGACGGTCGCTATCGGGTCGATGTCCGTACGAGTTCCGGTGATTTTGTTCTGCAGTAA
- the murB gene encoding UDP-N-acetylmuramate dehydrogenase — translation MKKSDRYKRLTDIIDDPDRVRCDELLSHYTFTKTGGKADVLILPKTYEEVSAIVRFAGVNQLPVTVLGNGSNLIIRDGGIRGIVIHTMKLNAIRLQGSSIIAQCGAAIIDVSRFALRCHLTGLEFACGIPGSTGGALYMNAGAYGGETADVLSHAVVADRSGRLIELSRDQLEMGYRQSAISKHDYIALEGTFTLEKGEEEKIREQMDHLTHLRESKQPLEYPSCGSVFKRPPGHYAGKLIQDSGLQGTRIGGVEVSQKHAGFMVNVDHGTATDYIKLIHYVQKTVKEKSGVDLQTEVRIIGEDK, via the coding sequence ATGAAAAAAAGTGACAGATATAAAAGGCTGACAGATATCATCGATGATCCGGATCGGGTCAGGTGCGATGAATTACTCAGCCATTACACGTTCACAAAAACCGGCGGGAAAGCGGATGTCCTTATCCTGCCGAAAACATATGAAGAAGTTTCAGCCATTGTCCGTTTCGCCGGAGTCAATCAGCTTCCGGTCACGGTGCTCGGTAATGGATCAAATCTGATTATTCGTGATGGCGGGATCCGTGGAATTGTCATTCATACGATGAAACTGAATGCGATCCGCCTTCAGGGATCCAGTATCATCGCCCAGTGCGGTGCGGCGATTATTGATGTATCGCGCTTTGCCCTGCGCTGTCATCTGACAGGTCTCGAGTTTGCCTGTGGTATACCGGGATCAACAGGTGGCGCGCTTTATATGAATGCAGGTGCCTACGGCGGTGAGACGGCGGACGTACTCAGCCATGCTGTCGTGGCTGACCGCAGCGGCCGACTGATCGAGCTGAGCCGGGATCAACTGGAGATGGGCTACCGCCAGAGTGCCATCTCAAAGCACGACTATATTGCACTGGAGGGTACCTTTACCCTGGAAAAAGGTGAGGAGGAGAAGATCAGGGAGCAAATGGATCATCTGACCCATCTCAGGGAATCGAAGCAGCCGCTTGAGTATCCGTCCTGCGGCAGTGTCTTTAAGAGACCGCCGGGGCATTATGCCGGGAAACTGATCCAGGACAGCGGACTACAGGGTACACGAATCGGCGGAGTAGAAGTATCACAAAAACACGCCGGATTTATGGTAAATGTCGATCACGGGACCGCGACCGACTATATTAAACTGATTCATTACGTACAGAAGACCGTTAAGGAAAAGTCCGGAGTGGATCTTCAGACAGAAGTGCGTATCATAGGTGAAGATAAATAA
- a CDS encoding diguanylate cyclase, protein MITLDSVLPGVLHCINEGVVILSNDREILCWNPFMEKITGMQASETLGRPLEDVLPQMNNNFFHEAIRNLIHNGTPAFFSAAMHKHLINRERKVNLKMDRVAYHEGPAIFLEFTDVTHQFLRISQLHQYVTQLSRLNDELRRKEAVIKKLAYYDRLTGVANRALFDKYAGRYLNEAKETGRMLGLMFIDVNEFKSINDTYGHNTGDKVMTRVASLLTQSTRKNDIVCRYGGDEFVVLLPGIHDDENDHEIIDGIKRNKHRKIMQDGYEIHLSLSIGISFYPEDGESIDELIERADCLMYQDKHESK, encoded by the coding sequence ATGATCACATTGGATTCGGTATTGCCGGGAGTCTTACACTGCATAAATGAAGGCGTTGTGATCCTTTCTAATGACCGGGAAATCCTGTGCTGGAATCCATTTATGGAAAAGATAACGGGCATGCAGGCATCGGAAACACTCGGCAGACCGCTGGAAGACGTTCTGCCCCAAATGAATAACAACTTTTTTCATGAAGCGATCAGGAATTTGATTCATAATGGTACGCCTGCATTTTTTTCAGCCGCCATGCATAAGCATCTGATCAATAGAGAACGGAAGGTTAACCTGAAGATGGATCGGGTGGCATATCACGAGGGGCCGGCCATTTTTCTTGAATTTACGGATGTGACCCATCAATTTCTCAGAATCAGCCAGCTTCATCAATATGTGACTCAGCTTTCCCGGCTGAATGATGAACTAAGACGGAAAGAGGCGGTGATAAAAAAGCTGGCCTATTATGACCGCCTGACCGGTGTGGCGAATCGGGCACTTTTTGATAAGTATGCCGGCAGATATCTGAATGAGGCGAAGGAAACCGGCCGGATGCTTGGTCTGATGTTTATCGATGTGAATGAATTCAAATCAATCAATGATACGTACGGGCATAATACAGGAGATAAGGTGATGACTCGTGTGGCAAGCCTACTGACGCAGTCAACGAGGAAGAATGATATTGTCTGTCGCTATGGCGGGGATGAGTTTGTTGTGCTGCTGCCCGGTATCCATGATGATGAGAATGACCATGAAATCATAGACGGGATTAAGCGTAACAAACACAGGAAGATCATGCAGGACGGCTATGAAATCCACCTGTCGCTCAGTATCGGAATCAGCTTTTACCCGGAGGACGGGGAATCCATTGATGAGCTGATTGAAAGGGCAGACTGCCTGATGTATCAGGATAAGCACGAGTCAAAATAA
- a CDS encoding N-acetyltransferase family protein, with the protein MKNIHFRLATKNDLPDLVAIYNSTIPGRMVTADTREISVEDRKPWLEAHLADPRHPLWVAEREGMICGWLSLEPFYGRPAYHATAEISIYIHESCRHQGIGSLLIRKAMSCCGSLGISTLLAFIFAHNEPSLRLFEHFSFERWGFLPRVAELDGRQRDLVILGRRL; encoded by the coding sequence ATGAAAAATATCCATTTTCGACTGGCAACAAAAAATGACCTTCCTGACCTTGTCGCGATATACAATTCAACCATACCCGGACGGATGGTGACGGCAGATACGCGGGAAATCAGTGTTGAAGACCGAAAGCCATGGCTTGAAGCACATCTTGCGGATCCTCGGCATCCACTGTGGGTTGCCGAGCGGGAGGGGATGATCTGCGGATGGCTGAGTCTGGAGCCGTTTTATGGACGCCCGGCCTACCACGCGACGGCTGAAATCAGTATTTATATTCACGAAAGCTGCCGGCATCAGGGCATCGGATCATTACTCATCCGCAAAGCCATGAGCTGCTGCGGCAGTCTGGGCATCAGCACCCTTCTTGCCTTTATCTTCGCTCATAACGAACCAAGCCTGCGTCTCTTTGAACATTTCAGTTTTGAAAGGTGGGGGTTTCTGCCGCGTGTTGCCGAACTGGACGGCAGACAGCGCGATCTGGTGATCCTGGGCAGGCGGCTTTGA
- the proC gene encoding pyrroline-5-carboxylate reductase, with product MLNKVTFIGAGELAESLLKGFLTKKIIKADQVWMTNRSNKERLHDLEHTYPVHTTQDKKKALDGADTVIFAFRPGDTKEALAEIRESLHENQLIVSLMVGVPTDFICNATGKKLAVVRVMPNTSASIGLSATGMAAGRYVGAAQLSLARELFETVGSVTVVEEERIDVIAGLSGSGPAYLYYLAGAMQEAGVKEGLAPEDSARLVLQTLKGAVSLLEQSGKKADDLLRAVATPGGTTQAGIDTLDRHHVSESVSACIHQAILRAGEMSGPFQKK from the coding sequence ATGCTGAATAAAGTGACATTTATCGGCGCGGGAGAACTTGCAGAATCACTTTTGAAAGGTTTTCTCACAAAAAAAATAATTAAAGCGGACCAGGTGTGGATGACTAACCGGTCGAATAAAGAGCGCCTGCACGATCTGGAACATACATACCCTGTTCATACCACACAGGACAAGAAAAAAGCACTTGACGGCGCTGATACCGTTATTTTTGCTTTTCGACCCGGAGATACAAAAGAAGCCCTGGCTGAAATCAGAGAGAGTCTTCATGAAAATCAGCTGATCGTCTCCCTGATGGTCGGCGTACCCACCGATTTCATCTGTAACGCCACTGGAAAAAAGCTGGCGGTTGTCCGCGTCATGCCGAATACATCTGCTTCGATCGGCCTGTCGGCAACCGGTATGGCAGCCGGGCGCTATGTCGGAGCGGCACAGCTCAGCCTCGCAAGGGAGCTTTTCGAAACCGTCGGCAGTGTGACCGTCGTGGAAGAAGAGCGAATCGATGTGATTGCCGGCCTGTCAGGGAGCGGACCTGCTTACCTGTATTACCTTGCCGGAGCCATGCAGGAGGCGGGGGTTAAAGAAGGGCTTGCCCCGGAAGACTCCGCCCGGCTTGTTCTGCAGACCCTGAAGGGAGCGGTCAGCCTGCTTGAGCAGTCTGGAAAAAAGGCCGATGACCTGCTGCGTGCGGTTGCGACTCCTGGAGGAACGACTCAGGCCGGTATTGATACATTGGACCGTCATCACGTCAGCGAATCCGTCAGCGCATGCATTCATCAGGCGATCCTCCGTGCTGGAGAAATGAGCGGACCGTTTCAGAAAAAATGA
- a CDS encoding Gfo/Idh/MocA family oxidoreductase, whose amino-acid sequence MRLATIGTSKITDSFLQAVKKSGRFDYAGAYSRTEEKARSFTEKHHGSTWFTSLEALAASRDVDVVYVASPNGLHFKQVKQMLSGGKHVICEKPVFVTRREFDEAFELAEQNHVFLFEAIRNIQTPVFHRLKKELPRAGRLRSAILKQIQYSSRYDQFLSGHMTNIFSPEFAGGALEDLGVYPIYVAVALFGTPQEATYFPVRLSNGIDGSGTLVLRYDGLICTVLFSKIAHSESPSEIHGEKGTLSINSASDIARLEWTDAHTKETKLLAEHVSDNDKLYEIHHFADILEQNDRAEYRQLRDLSRSVLQIVETVRKENGIIFPNDRN is encoded by the coding sequence ATGAGACTGGCTACGATTGGGACAAGCAAAATTACGGATTCATTCCTGCAGGCGGTAAAGAAGAGCGGAAGATTTGACTATGCAGGTGCTTATTCGCGAACAGAGGAGAAAGCACGGTCTTTTACTGAAAAACATCATGGCAGCACGTGGTTCACGTCACTTGAAGCGCTTGCGGCAAGTCGCGATGTCGATGTGGTTTATGTGGCTTCACCAAATGGACTGCATTTTAAACAGGTGAAACAGATGCTCAGCGGCGGGAAACATGTCATTTGCGAAAAACCGGTTTTTGTCACACGGAGAGAGTTCGATGAGGCTTTTGAACTGGCGGAGCAGAACCATGTTTTTCTCTTCGAAGCCATCCGCAATATCCAGACCCCGGTTTTTCACCGGCTGAAGAAAGAACTGCCGCGGGCCGGCCGTCTGCGCTCGGCCATTCTAAAGCAGATCCAGTATTCGTCGCGTTATGACCAGTTTCTTTCCGGACACATGACCAATATCTTCTCACCGGAATTTGCAGGCGGGGCGCTCGAGGATCTTGGTGTCTATCCGATTTATGTCGCGGTCGCACTGTTCGGCACACCGCAGGAAGCAACGTATTTTCCGGTCCGGCTTTCAAATGGGATTGACGGCAGCGGGACGCTGGTTCTGCGTTACGACGGGTTGATCTGCACGGTGCTCTTCTCAAAAATCGCTCATTCGGAGTCACCTTCCGAGATTCATGGCGAGAAAGGGACGTTGAGCATCAACAGTGCATCGGACATTGCCAGGCTGGAATGGACGGACGCTCATACGAAAGAAACGAAACTTCTTGCGGAACATGTTTCGGATAATGATAAACTTTATGAGATTCATCATTTTGCCGACATTCTTGAACAAAATGACCGGGCAGAATACAGACAGCTCAGAGATCTCAGTCGCAGCGTCCTGCAGATCGTGGAAACAGTCCGGAAAGAAAACGGTATTATTTTTCCAAATGACAGAAATTAA
- a CDS encoding chemotaxis protein CheC codes for MTGKSYRDDILRELFNIGVGQAAATLSDIIEKKIVLDVPDVKVLNTGRGKVELDRFLKNVAQGAVMVSTISFDRQLEGQVSLIFPATKMHRFIDLCLHENRDETDSLSFTDIDFDTIKEIGNIILNAIIGQLSNTVGIPVEYTLPDVNLLDTARADLFVSDADYRLVLMMYITFNIEGTEIEGAIVMNMTLRSLDEILTTIERIYDGR; via the coding sequence ATGACTGGGAAAAGTTACCGCGATGATATCCTCAGAGAACTGTTCAACATTGGCGTTGGCCAGGCGGCTGCGACACTGTCTGATATTATTGAAAAGAAGATTGTCCTCGATGTTCCGGATGTTAAAGTTCTGAATACAGGCAGAGGAAAAGTGGAACTGGACAGGTTTTTGAAAAATGTGGCACAGGGTGCGGTGATGGTATCAACCATCTCTTTTGACCGTCAGCTTGAAGGCCAGGTCAGCCTGATATTTCCTGCAACAAAAATGCACCGGTTTATTGATCTGTGTCTGCATGAGAACCGTGACGAAACGGACAGCCTTTCATTTACAGATATTGATTTTGATACGATAAAAGAAATTGGCAATATTATCTTAAATGCGATTATCGGACAGCTGAGTAATACAGTCGGGATTCCTGTAGAATACACGCTTCCTGATGTCAACCTTCTGGATACTGCGCGTGCCGATCTGTTCGTAAGTGATGCTGATTATCGGCTCGTGCTGATGATGTACATTACCTTCAATATTGAGGGGACTGAAATTGAAGGAGCGATCGTGATGAATATGACGCTGAGATCTCTGGACGAGATTCTCACGACCATTGAAAGAATCTATGATGGAAGATGA